From Sphingomonas bisphenolicum, one genomic window encodes:
- a CDS encoding outer membrane protein, whose product MRKLMVATLLAGATVATPVFAQDVGPTFTGPRVEAILGYDRTGAGSDVDNDNGHDDQKIDGLLYGVGAGYDVNLGSAVVGVEGEYTDSTAKSSRTDFSDQFGFGRVKQGRDLYIGARAGILANPATLVYVKGGYTNTKLDVLAGDTNQETDTAFKLDGWRIGAGVERAINANTFAKIEYRYSKYEDAHINFANGATSDEFGIDTDRHQVVGSVGWRF is encoded by the coding sequence ATGCGTAAGTTGATGGTCGCAACCCTTCTGGCCGGCGCCACCGTCGCCACCCCCGTTTTCGCGCAGGATGTCGGCCCCACCTTCACCGGCCCGCGCGTCGAAGCGATACTGGGCTATGACCGTACCGGGGCTGGCAGCGATGTCGATAACGACAATGGCCATGACGATCAGAAGATCGACGGCCTGCTCTACGGCGTCGGCGCCGGTTATGACGTGAACCTGGGCAGCGCGGTCGTGGGCGTGGAAGGCGAATATACCGACTCCACCGCCAAGAGCAGCCGCACCGACTTTTCCGACCAGTTCGGCTTCGGCCGCGTCAAGCAGGGCCGCGACCTCTATATCGGTGCGCGCGCCGGTATTCTCGCCAACCCCGCGACCCTGGTCTATGTGAAGGGCGGCTACACCAACACCAAGCTCGACGTGCTGGCCGGCGACACCAATCAGGAAACCGACACCGCGTTCAAGCTGGACGGCTGGCGCATCGGTGCCGGCGTGGAGCGGGCGATCAACGCCAACACCTTCGCCAAGATCGAATATCGCTATTCCAAATATGAGGATGCCCACATCAACTTCGCCAATGGCGCGACCAGCGACGAATTCGGCATCGACACCGACCGCCATCAGGTCGTCGGCAGCGTCGGCTGGCGTTTCTGA
- a CDS encoding YdcH family protein, with amino-acid sequence MENSHISALSAKHAGLEARIKAESSRPMPDAILVASLKKQKLRLKEEMAQH; translated from the coding sequence ATGGAAAATAGCCACATTTCAGCTCTTTCAGCAAAGCATGCCGGCCTTGAAGCACGAATCAAGGCCGAGTCGAGTCGACCCATGCCCGACGCCATATTGGTGGCATCGCTCAAAAAGCAGAAATTGCGGCTGAAGGAGGAGATGGCTCAGCACTGA
- a CDS encoding host attachment family protein: protein MQIDQDAMVLVADGRKLLFFRNKGDSSFPQLEAEEVKVQDNPANRDQASDAAGRSSSPMGGRQSSMEQVNFHDLEEARFATEAADLLKRRAFAQDYEKLIIVAPPTALGEMRKHYHKEVQNRLVGEIAKDLTNHPVLEIEKIIAAA, encoded by the coding sequence ATGCAGATCGATCAAGACGCGATGGTGCTGGTGGCGGACGGGCGCAAGCTGCTCTTCTTCCGCAACAAGGGCGACAGCAGTTTCCCTCAGCTTGAGGCGGAGGAGGTCAAGGTCCAGGACAACCCCGCCAATCGCGATCAGGCGTCGGATGCGGCAGGGCGGTCTTCCTCGCCAATGGGCGGTCGGCAAAGCTCGATGGAGCAAGTCAACTTCCACGATCTGGAAGAAGCGCGCTTCGCCACCGAAGCCGCCGACCTGCTCAAGCGCCGCGCCTTCGCGCAGGATTATGAGAAACTGATCATCGTCGCTCCGCCGACGGCGCTGGGCGAGATGCGCAAACATTATCATAAGGAAGTGCAGAACCGGCTGGTCGGCGAAATCGCCAAGGATCTGACCAATCATCCGGTGCTGGAGATTGAGAAGATCATCGCGGCGGCCTGA
- a CDS encoding DUF1465 family protein produces the protein MQSPAFLDPGLHRRLVDGLYLEAMIMADEARAYFDGSASLDDGVDDPLRRVAFACESLKVTTRLMHIIAWLLSQRAWQRGEIEQVDLSDEKYRLGRASHTEAELAGGFPFAARALIDASQELYDRVARLQDRLDAMATSAATVGASPARALLDRLNTAF, from the coding sequence ATGCAAAGCCCCGCCTTTCTTGATCCTGGCCTCCATCGGCGACTGGTGGACGGACTCTATCTGGAAGCCATGATCATGGCCGACGAAGCGCGCGCCTATTTCGACGGCAGCGCGTCGCTCGACGATGGCGTGGACGATCCGCTGCGCCGGGTCGCCTTCGCCTGCGAATCGCTCAAGGTCACGACGCGGCTGATGCACATCATCGCCTGGCTGCTCAGCCAGCGCGCATGGCAGCGCGGCGAGATCGAGCAGGTGGACCTGTCCGATGAGAAGTATCGTCTGGGCCGTGCATCGCATACCGAGGCCGAACTGGCCGGCGGCTTTCCTTTCGCGGCCCGTGCGTTGATCGATGCGAGCCAGGAATTATACGATCGCGTCGCTCGCCTCCAGGATCGACTGGACGCGATGGCCACCTCCGCCGCCACGGTCGGCGCCAGCCCCGCGCGCGCGTTGCTGGACCGGTTGAACACCGCATTCTGA
- a CDS encoding YdcH family protein yields the protein MRRLELLRVEHRDLDSAIAALVTAGGGDQMQIARLKKRKLRLRDEIAILEDALVPDIIA from the coding sequence ATGCGCCGACTGGAATTGCTGCGGGTCGAGCATCGCGACCTCGACAGCGCGATCGCCGCGCTGGTGACGGCCGGCGGTGGCGACCAGATGCAGATCGCGCGCCTCAAGAAACGCAAGCTGCGGCTGCGCGACGAGATTGCGATATTGGAAGATGCGCTGGTTCCCGACATCATCGCCTGA
- a CDS encoding autotransporter assembly complex protein TamA, whose product MTDGLRIRRRSSGRPHAARLLLAPLLLAAPGALCAQETPAEVAPEPNQTLDAMPDIGVDWPDMGQPDTIAPLPADPVDDQAQAGNSGNPVATDMPADLADQASGPADDVASFADAGEERRYTVLLSGIDAIADAQFTLRFDELSVLRQGQGKSANLAQINRRMKEDGELLDRLLRAKGYYAARIRSAVAAPPPGSDRLAVTFDITPGTRYLLESVDLTGLAETAGQEARLRAAFPPKVGDPVDADVILAGRDALATKLAESGFPFARVDEPEVRIDHEERKGDLDIIVAPGGFRRFGAIRMDNEQLFDAHHAQEIARFDPGDTYMASDVEDLRRAIVATGLVSSVSLKPVEAGDGEHVDLAVDVRPAPLRTIAGELGYGTGEGYRAEVSWQHRNFFPPEGAVTLRGVLGTQEQTASFTYRRNNFHRRDNVLTGLLSVSNIKRDAYDARTITLSGGLERQTNILFQKNWVWRVGAELVASDEADAFSGGARRTFLIAAIPLSLTYDGSDDLLNPSKGFRLGGRISPELSFQNTTFGYAKVQLDGSVYQPMGEKLVMAARARFGTILGSTVDQIAPSRRFYAGGGASVRGYGYQAIGPRYGENDDPVGGKSLAEFSLEARVRFGNFGVVPFVDAGNISTSFVPRFRDLRIGAGMGVRYYSNFGPIRVDVGTPINPQSGDPKVAVYVSLGQAF is encoded by the coding sequence ATGACCGATGGTTTGCGGATACGACGCCGCTCTTCAGGCCGCCCGCATGCCGCCCGGCTCCTTCTCGCGCCGTTGCTGCTTGCCGCGCCCGGCGCTCTGTGCGCGCAGGAGACGCCGGCCGAGGTCGCGCCGGAGCCGAACCAGACGCTCGACGCAATGCCCGACATCGGCGTCGACTGGCCCGACATGGGCCAGCCCGATACGATTGCACCGCTGCCTGCAGACCCGGTGGACGATCAGGCCCAGGCCGGTAATTCCGGCAATCCGGTCGCGACGGATATGCCCGCCGACCTGGCGGACCAGGCGTCCGGTCCCGCCGACGACGTAGCCAGCTTCGCCGATGCGGGCGAAGAGCGTCGCTACACCGTGCTGCTCAGCGGCATCGACGCTATCGCCGATGCCCAGTTCACCTTGCGCTTCGACGAATTGTCCGTGCTGCGCCAGGGGCAGGGCAAGTCCGCCAACCTCGCCCAGATCAACCGGCGCATGAAGGAGGATGGGGAACTGCTCGACCGGCTGTTGCGCGCGAAGGGCTATTATGCCGCGCGCATCCGCAGCGCCGTCGCCGCGCCGCCGCCGGGCAGCGATCGGCTGGCGGTCACCTTCGACATCACGCCCGGCACCCGATATCTGCTGGAATCGGTCGATCTCACCGGCCTGGCGGAAACGGCTGGGCAGGAAGCGCGGCTGCGCGCGGCCTTCCCGCCCAAGGTCGGCGATCCCGTCGATGCCGATGTGATCCTCGCCGGGCGCGATGCGCTGGCGACCAAGCTCGCCGAAAGCGGTTTTCCCTTTGCCAGGGTGGATGAACCCGAAGTGCGGATCGATCATGAGGAGCGCAAGGGCGATCTCGACATCATCGTCGCGCCCGGCGGCTTCCGCCGGTTCGGCGCGATCCGTATGGACAATGAGCAATTGTTCGACGCGCATCATGCGCAGGAAATCGCCCGCTTCGATCCGGGCGACACCTATATGGCCTCCGATGTCGAGGATCTGCGCCGCGCCATCGTCGCCACCGGCCTCGTCTCCTCGGTCAGCCTGAAGCCGGTCGAGGCGGGCGATGGCGAGCATGTCGACCTGGCCGTCGATGTCCGTCCGGCGCCGCTGCGCACGATCGCGGGCGAACTGGGCTATGGCACGGGGGAGGGCTATCGCGCGGAAGTCAGCTGGCAGCATCGCAACTTCTTCCCGCCCGAAGGCGCGGTGACGCTGCGCGGGGTGCTCGGCACGCAGGAACAGACCGCGTCCTTCACCTATCGCCGCAACAATTTCCACCGGCGCGACAATGTGCTGACAGGGCTGCTGTCGGTCAGCAACATCAAGCGCGACGCCTATGATGCGCGCACCATCACCCTGTCGGGCGGGCTGGAACGCCAGACCAACATATTGTTCCAGAAGAACTGGGTGTGGCGGGTCGGCGCGGAACTGGTGGCGTCCGACGAAGCCGACGCCTTTTCGGGCGGCGCGCGCCGCACCTTCCTGATCGCCGCGATCCCCCTGAGCCTGACCTATGACGGCAGCGACGACCTGCTCAACCCCAGCAAGGGTTTCCGGCTGGGTGGCCGGATCAGTCCCGAACTGTCGTTCCAGAACACCACCTTCGGCTATGCCAAGGTGCAACTGGACGGTAGCGTCTATCAGCCGATGGGCGAGAAGCTGGTGATGGCGGCGCGGGCGCGCTTCGGCACGATCCTGGGATCGACCGTCGATCAGATCGCGCCGTCGCGGCGCTTCTATGCCGGCGGCGGGGCGTCGGTGCGCGGCTATGGCTATCAGGCGATCGGGCCGCGCTATGGCGAGAATGACGATCCCGTCGGCGGCAAGAGCCTGGCCGAATTTTCGCTGGAGGCGCGGGTGCGCTTCGGCAATTTCGGCGTCGTGCCCTTCGTCGATGCCGGCAATATCTCCACCAGCTTCGTGCCGCGCTTTCGCGACTTGCGCATCGGCGCGGGCATGGGCGTGCGCTACTACAGCAATTTCGGCCCGATCCGCGTCGATGTCGGCACGCCGATCAACCCGCAATCGGGCGATCCCAAGGTGGCCGTCTATGTCTCGCTGGGGCAAGCTTTCTGA
- the dksA gene encoding RNA polymerase-binding protein DksA — MASVLNSDKDGEKPPKSTVTLPADYRPSSDEEFMNPLQLEYFRQRLWDWKKQILAEAEGTLAVLQNEPLREPDLNDRASSETDWSIELRTRDRQRKLISKIDAALRRIDDGEYGYCEVTGEPISLGRLEARPIATMTVEAQERHERQEKISRDD, encoded by the coding sequence ATGGCATCGGTCCTGAATTCCGATAAAGACGGCGAAAAGCCGCCCAAATCGACTGTAACGCTTCCCGCCGACTACCGGCCTTCGTCCGACGAAGAGTTTATGAACCCGTTGCAGCTGGAATATTTCCGGCAGCGCCTGTGGGACTGGAAGAAGCAGATCCTGGCCGAAGCGGAAGGCACGCTGGCCGTTCTGCAGAACGAGCCGCTGCGCGAACCTGACCTCAATGATCGCGCATCGAGCGAAACCGACTGGTCGATCGAACTGCGCACCCGCGACCGCCAGCGCAAGCTGATTTCCAAGATCGACGCCGCGCTGCGCCGGATCGACGATGGCGAATATGGCTATTGCGAAGTCACCGGCGAACCGATTTCGCTCGGTCGGCTGGAAGCGCGCCCGATCGCGACGATGACGGTCGAGGCGCAGGAACGGCACGAGCGGCAGGAAAAGATATCCCGCGACGATTAA
- a CDS encoding L-serine ammonia-lyase produces the protein MTKSRIDAATAISVMDLFTIGIGPSSSHTVGPMRAALMFMDSLPQTPVRVQCELFGSLALTGRGHATDSAILLGLSGYRPESVDPDRIGAILAAIRTDGRIRAGSAVDHMVPFEEARDLLFRMGEFLEAHSNGMRFTAWLDGRDAPLVRDYYSIGGGAVLLGTAPTDDAAPLGHNVVQPYPFSSGAEMLAQGEATGLSIATLVLRNEGAWRVQAETDAFLDSVIDAMSASIDRGLEQEGLLPGGLKVRRRARAIHQRLRLQQDALGPAQIFEWVSLFALAVNEENAAGGRVVTAPTNGAAGVIPAVLHYYRRFVPGADRDGERRFLLTAAAMGFLYKKRASISAAEMGCQGEVGVACSMAAAGLAAVLGGTNGQIENAAEIGMEHNLGLTCDPIGGLVQIPCIERNTMGAVKAINAAYLALQGDGRHIVSLDAVIETMRQTGEDMASRYKETSLGGLAVNVVEC, from the coding sequence GTGACCAAAAGCCGGATCGATGCGGCCACCGCGATCAGCGTGATGGATCTGTTCACCATCGGCATCGGCCCTTCCAGTTCCCATACGGTGGGGCCGATGCGCGCCGCACTGATGTTCATGGATAGCCTGCCGCAGACGCCGGTGCGGGTGCAATGCGAACTGTTCGGTTCGCTGGCGCTGACCGGCCGGGGCCATGCGACCGATAGTGCCATCCTTCTTGGCCTGTCTGGCTATCGCCCCGAAAGCGTCGATCCCGACCGGATCGGCGCCATCCTGGCCGCCATTCGCACTGATGGCCGCATCCGCGCGGGTAGCGCCGTGGATCATATGGTCCCGTTCGAGGAAGCGCGCGACCTGCTGTTCCGCATGGGCGAATTTCTAGAGGCGCATAGCAACGGGATGCGCTTCACCGCCTGGCTGGACGGGCGCGATGCCCCGCTGGTGCGCGACTATTATTCCATTGGCGGCGGCGCCGTCCTGCTCGGCACCGCCCCGACCGATGACGCCGCGCCGCTCGGCCATAATGTCGTCCAGCCCTATCCCTTCTCCTCCGGCGCGGAGATGCTGGCGCAGGGCGAAGCGACCGGCCTGTCGATCGCGACCCTGGTCCTGCGTAATGAAGGGGCGTGGCGCGTACAGGCGGAAACCGACGCTTTCCTCGACAGCGTGATCGACGCCATGAGCGCCTCGATCGACCGTGGCCTGGAGCAGGAGGGGCTATTGCCCGGCGGCCTCAAGGTCCGTCGCCGCGCCCGCGCCATCCACCAGCGGCTCCGGCTGCAACAGGATGCGCTGGGCCCGGCGCAGATTTTCGAATGGGTCAGCCTGTTTGCGCTGGCGGTGAATGAGGAAAATGCGGCGGGCGGCCGGGTCGTCACCGCGCCGACCAACGGCGCGGCGGGGGTGATTCCGGCGGTGCTGCATTATTATCGCCGCTTCGTGCCGGGGGCCGATCGGGATGGTGAGCGCCGCTTCCTGCTGACCGCTGCGGCCATGGGCTTCCTCTACAAGAAGCGGGCCTCCATTTCCGCCGCCGAAATGGGCTGCCAGGGGGAGGTCGGCGTCGCCTGCTCGATGGCGGCGGCCGGGCTTGCCGCCGTACTGGGCGGCACCAATGGCCAGATCGAAAATGCCGCAGAGATCGGCATGGAGCATAATCTTGGCCTCACCTGCGATCCGATCGGCGGCTTGGTCCAGATACCCTGCATCGAGCGCAACACGATGGGCGCGGTCAAGGCGATCAACGCCGCCTATCTGGCGCTTCAGGGCGACGGCCGCCACATCGTCAGTCTGGACGCAGTGATCGAAACCATGCGCCAGACCGGCGAGGACATGGCGAGCCGCTACAAGGAAACTTCGCTCGGCGGTCTGGCCGTCAATGTCGTGGAATGTTGA
- a CDS encoding translocation/assembly module TamB domain-containing protein — MADDAPVDPVVPPSSTPRPRRAWDGRWQRWLAGLLAAMVVIVAGALLWLDTGGGHRFLATRIAAIKSSSGLRIQVGGIEGSIYRKAVLRDLILSDPKGKFLEAPRVELDWWPFAWLSNRLDIDRLVIPRATLHKLPKLNPTQRRGPILPGFDIRLMEFSVGRLDIAPSVTGRAQVATMAGDADIRGGRAIIDLTARTLDGSDALTIALDSRPDDDRFKLDVTVNAPKAGLLAAMAGLQQDANLRIGGKGGWSRWDGRLSATLDGAPAADVVLAARSGAYSARGTVEGNAIAGNGLLRRIAAPRLSLRASGTMVDRVIDGRLSLRSAAVDLAADGAIDLRNNALDNMRIDLKLTRPEALLKDVRSRDVAAKIRLDGPFAGLGYEYLVTARQLTIDRAIINDLRAEGKGRAPRNGPALIPLRLRARSVDGQGDLVAGILRNFQLDGVLQLKGQQIVSNPMQLRSDKLRGKLVAIADLKTGRYDAGLDGQIANLFIPGFGIVDLTSKLRAVPRADGRFGLSGNALARVRRLDNDFLRTLGGGLPTVRSGLDLLPNGDLGLRDLRLESPLLTLTGQGVRHRDQTLHLEGVGRHGRYGPVTLTLDGMIDRPTIDVLLARPMDALGLRDVRAKLIPDANGYSYTANGGSTLGAFTGRGVILLPHGGQAVVRVANLAVSGVTASGDIRPIAGGLDGQLSVMGPVTGYINFKPVDDNQQVQLKLTANDASFEGPTVIEVRRGTLDGTILLDPPGTTVTATAQARGLRVGGVLLGRFAANAELVDGKGKIRGSLSGQRGRLFDLQGEADVQPDRIRLTAGGTIDKRSIRLTRPAVLTRAEGGWRLSPATIAYAGGSLQLAGELGGAATHIEARMQKLPLALLDIAYDNLGLGGMATGSLSYAQPRGGLPSGKAELRIRGLSRSGLSLSSRPVDVGVNAVLTGERLATRMVFVADGKTIGQAQALLNPLGTEGGLATRLNRAPFFAQLRFNGTADTLWRLTGVEIVDIAGMVGVSADMRGTLGEPVITGTFATDNAAINSPVTGMRLKDVKARGRFSGAQLVISSFAATAQNGGTVNGTGRFTFNGIAGVGMDLSLQADNAALLERDDIAATVTGPITLRSDGVGGTIGGDLLLNKSRFTMGRAAAVAQIPELKVVEVNRRGDEIERPRSNVPWALAIKARARNRLTVTGLGLDSEWRADLDLGGTVTNPTIAGRAELVRGGYEFAGRRFELREGHIQFDGRTPVNPTLDISAEADVSDLSATIHVGGTGLKPDISFTSVPALPQDELLSRILFGTSITNLSAPEALQLASAVGSLQGNGGLDPINAVRKAAGLDRLRIIAADPTQGQGTSIAAGKYLTRKTYVELITDGQGYSATRIEYQVTRWLSLLGAISTLGRESANVRVSKDY, encoded by the coding sequence ATGGCCGACGACGCACCCGTCGATCCGGTCGTCCCGCCGTCGTCCACGCCTCGGCCACGCCGCGCCTGGGACGGACGCTGGCAGCGCTGGCTGGCCGGGCTGCTGGCGGCCATGGTCGTGATCGTGGCGGGCGCGCTCCTGTGGCTCGATACCGGTGGCGGGCATCGCTTCCTCGCCACCCGGATCGCGGCGATCAAATCGTCGTCGGGGCTGCGCATCCAGGTCGGCGGGATAGAGGGCAGCATCTACCGCAAGGCGGTGCTGCGCGACCTCATCCTGTCCGATCCGAAGGGCAAGTTTCTGGAAGCCCCGCGGGTCGAACTGGACTGGTGGCCCTTCGCCTGGCTGTCCAACCGGCTCGACATCGACCGGCTGGTGATCCCGCGCGCGACTTTGCACAAACTGCCCAAGCTCAACCCGACCCAGCGGCGCGGGCCGATCCTGCCGGGTTTCGACATTCGACTGATGGAATTTTCGGTCGGACGGCTGGATATCGCGCCCTCTGTCACCGGTCGCGCACAGGTCGCGACCATGGCGGGCGACGCCGATATTCGCGGCGGACGCGCCATCATCGATCTGACGGCGCGCACGCTCGACGGCAGCGATGCCCTGACCATAGCGCTCGACAGTCGCCCGGATGACGATCGCTTCAAGCTGGACGTGACCGTCAACGCACCCAAGGCCGGCCTGCTGGCGGCCATGGCTGGGTTGCAGCAGGACGCCAATCTGCGCATCGGCGGCAAGGGCGGCTGGAGCCGGTGGGACGGCCGTCTGTCCGCCACGCTGGATGGTGCGCCCGCCGCCGATGTCGTGCTGGCCGCGCGCAGCGGCGCCTATTCGGCACGCGGCACGGTGGAGGGCAATGCGATCGCCGGCAACGGACTGCTCCGCCGCATCGCCGCGCCGCGCCTGTCCTTGCGGGCCAGCGGCACGATGGTCGACCGGGTGATCGACGGACGGCTCTCGCTCCGCTCCGCGGCGGTCGATTTGGCCGCCGACGGCGCGATCGACCTGCGCAACAACGCGCTCGACAATATGCGGATCGACCTGAAACTGACCCGGCCCGAAGCACTGCTCAAGGATGTGCGCAGCAGGGACGTTGCAGCAAAGATTCGGCTGGATGGCCCCTTTGCGGGGCTGGGCTATGAATATCTGGTCACTGCGCGTCAGTTGACCATCGACCGGGCGATCATCAACGACCTTCGGGCGGAGGGCAAGGGACGCGCGCCCCGGAACGGCCCGGCGCTCATCCCCTTGCGGCTGCGCGCGCGCAGCGTCGATGGTCAGGGCGACCTGGTCGCGGGCATATTGCGCAATTTCCAGCTCGATGGCGTGTTGCAGCTCAAGGGGCAGCAGATCGTCAGCAATCCCATGCAACTGCGATCGGACAAGCTGCGCGGCAAGCTGGTGGCGATCGCGGACTTGAAGACCGGCCGCTATGATGCGGGGCTGGACGGCCAGATCGCCAATCTCTTCATTCCCGGTTTCGGCATCGTGGACCTGACATCCAAGCTGCGCGCGGTGCCGCGCGCCGATGGCCGCTTCGGCCTGTCCGGCAATGCGCTGGCGCGGGTGCGGCGGCTGGACAATGATTTCCTGCGGACATTGGGCGGCGGCCTTCCGACCGTGCGCAGTGGCCTGGACCTGCTGCCCAACGGCGATCTGGGGCTGCGCGACCTGCGGCTGGAATCGCCGTTGCTGACGCTGACGGGGCAGGGCGTGCGCCATCGCGACCAGACGCTGCATCTGGAGGGCGTGGGCCGCCATGGCCGTTATGGGCCGGTGACGCTGACGCTGGACGGCATGATAGACCGGCCGACCATCGACGTCCTGCTGGCCCGGCCGATGGACGCTCTGGGCCTGCGCGACGTGCGGGCGAAGCTGATCCCCGACGCCAATGGCTACAGCTACACCGCCAATGGCGGGTCGACTCTCGGCGCCTTCACCGGGCGGGGCGTCATCCTGTTGCCGCATGGCGGGCAGGCGGTGGTGCGGGTCGCCAACCTCGCCGTGTCGGGCGTGACCGCCAGCGGCGATATCCGGCCCATTGCCGGCGGCCTGGACGGCCAGCTCAGCGTCATGGGACCGGTCACCGGCTATATCAATTTCAAGCCGGTGGACGACAATCAGCAGGTGCAGCTCAAACTGACCGCCAACGACGCCAGCTTCGAAGGACCGACCGTGATCGAAGTCCGGCGCGGTACGCTGGACGGCACCATCTTGCTCGATCCCCCCGGCACCACCGTCACCGCGACGGCGCAGGCGCGGGGCCTGCGTGTCGGCGGCGTGCTGCTCGGGCGCTTCGCCGCCAATGCCGAACTGGTCGATGGCAAGGGCAAGATACGCGGTAGCCTGTCGGGCCAGCGCGGCCGCCTGTTCGACCTGCAGGGTGAGGCGGACGTCCAGCCCGACCGCATCCGCCTGACCGCCGGCGGCACCATCGACAAGCGGTCGATCCGCCTGACCCGACCGGCAGTGCTCACGCGCGCCGAAGGTGGCTGGCGCCTGTCGCCCGCGACCATCGCCTATGCCGGCGGATCGCTGCAACTTGCGGGCGAACTGGGCGGCGCCGCGACCCATATCGAAGCGCGGATGCAGAAGCTGCCTCTGGCCCTGCTCGACATCGCCTATGACAATCTGGGCCTGGGCGGCATGGCGACCGGATCGTTGAGCTACGCCCAGCCGCGCGGCGGCCTGCCCAGCGGCAAGGCTGAACTGCGCATTCGCGGCCTGTCCCGCTCCGGCCTCTCGCTCAGCTCCCGCCCGGTCGATGTCGGCGTCAATGCCGTGCTGACCGGCGAACGGCTCGCCACTCGCATGGTCTTCGTCGCCGACGGCAAGACGATCGGCCAGGCGCAGGCGCTGCTCAATCCGCTGGGGACGGAGGGCGGTCTGGCGACGCGCCTCAACCGCGCGCCCTTCTTCGCCCAGTTGCGCTTCAACGGCACGGCGGACACGCTCTGGCGGCTGACCGGGGTGGAGATCGTCGATATCGCCGGCATGGTCGGGGTGTCGGCCGACATGCGCGGCACGCTGGGCGAGCCGGTCATCACCGGCACCTTCGCCACGGACAATGCCGCGATCAACAGCCCGGTGACCGGTATGCGCCTGAAGGACGTCAAGGCGCGCGGTCGCTTCTCCGGCGCGCAACTGGTCATTTCCAGCTTCGCCGCCACCGCGCAGAATGGCGGCACAGTCAATGGAACCGGCCGCTTCACCTTCAACGGCATCGCCGGCGTGGGGATGGACCTGAGCCTTCAGGCTGACAATGCCGCGCTGCTGGAGCGTGACGATATCGCCGCGACCGTAACCGGTCCCATCACCCTGCGGTCGGACGGGGTGGGCGGCACGATCGGCGGTGACCTGCTGCTCAACAAGAGCCGCTTCACCATGGGCCGTGCCGCCGCCGTGGCGCAGATTCCCGAACTCAAGGTGGTGGAGGTCAACCGCCGTGGCGACGAGATCGAGCGGCCGCGCTCCAACGTCCCCTGGGCGCTCGCCATCAAGGCACGGGCGCGCAATCGCCTGACCGTCACCGGCCTCGGCCTCGACAGCGAATGGCGGGCGGACCTGGACCTCGGCGGCACCGTCACCAATCCGACGATTGCGGGCCGGGCGGAACTGGTGCGCGGCGGCTATGAATTTGCCGGCCGCCGCTTCGAATTGCGCGAAGGCCATATCCAGTTCGATGGCCGAACGCCGGTCAACCCGACGCTCGACATCAGCGCGGAGGCGGACGTCAGCGACCTCAGCGCCACCATCCATGTCGGCGGCACCGGCCTGAAGCCGGACATCAGCTTCACCAGCGTTCCCGCGTTGCCGCAGGACGAACTGCTCTCGCGCATCCTGTTCGGCACGTCGATCACCAACCTGTCCGCGCCCGAAGCGCTGCAACTTGCCTCCGCCGTCGGATCGCTGCAGGGCAATGGCGGGCTGGATCCGATCAATGCCGTGCGCAAGGCGGCGGGTCTCGACCGGCTGCGCATCATCGCCGCCGACCCGACCCAGGGGCAGGGCACGTCGATCGCGGCGGGGAAATATCTGACCCGCAAAACCTATGTCGAACTCATTACCGACGGACAGGGCTATAGCGCCACCCGGATCGAATATCAGGTCACGCGCTGGCTCTCGCTGCTCGGCGCCATTTCCACGCTGGGCCGCGAAAGCGCGAACGTGCGGGTTTCCAAGGATTATTGA
- a CDS encoding PilZ domain-containing protein: MDDQQDISDRGPARAAPRDSLFLLTTLSTPEGAPLGKARVRNLSATGLMADCERAVPAGIHIVCDLRGVGKVTGMVAWSREEKIGLAFDEPIDPQLARKPVGGAGAQHNAVPDYLRAHQHGVKRR; encoded by the coding sequence ATGGACGACCAACAGGATATTTCGGACCGGGGACCGGCGCGCGCCGCGCCGCGCGATAGCCTGTTCCTGCTCACCACGCTCAGTACCCCGGAAGGGGCGCCGCTGGGCAAGGCCAGGGTCCGCAATCTGTCCGCGACCGGCCTGATGGCCGATTGCGAGCGGGCGGTGCCTGCCGGCATCCACATTGTCTGCGATCTGCGCGGCGTCGGGAAGGTGACCGGCATGGTCGCCTGGTCGCGTGAGGAAAAGATCGGCCTCGCTTTCGACGAGCCGATCGACCCGCAACTGGCGCGCAAGCCCGTGGGCGGCGCCGGAGCGCAACATAATGCCGTGCCCGACTATTTGCGCGCGCATCAGCATGGCGTGAAGCGCCGCTGA